aaaaacaaaataaaacaatgaaatgtaaaataagtaaaaaataaattaatataaatttatgatGTCATAGGAGATATTACAACActgttttatttgttacccaattttgttttttttcattcgCTTTTTGTTTGacatttaatttaattatttcgCTAGCATATCCCCCTCTTCCTTCTTTTttgttacaaaaaataaaaagttacAAATGGGTGTaccaaatattaaaattgttaaaacGTTCAACACAAGCATAAAAGGTATCTTACATataatgcataaatatCTTATTATACCACATGTAGACTATTTTTTGGCTATTTTTCTCATATGCTTTGAAAGAATATAACATACTTGCTTTTATGTCAGggtatgaaaaaatataatcagAATACTCTTGTCCAAatccataattttttaggGTTAGCAACTTGTTCTTGTTTTTTACCGCGTCCCTAAAAAGGGGAGAATTAATAGtttgcttattttttaaatttgtgCACCTTTTTGATAACTATTTATGAATtcacatttaaaaatgtaagtaaataaatatttgcaACTTTTTAGgcgtatttatttatacaaataatttttttcaggATCTAAAAACCATGTCTTTTGCATATATTCTTCATCATCTACATAAACAAgcaattcatttttttgaaaacatatttatggtatcgtaaaaaaaacatattattatgtctggtcagaaaaaaaaatgtcttTATTTGTATACCCATCACATTATTCCCCCCTAAAAAGGAAGCAGACattaaaaagggaaaatatGTATGCTTGTTGAATTGATAAACTAGCGAATAAACATAAGTGAATATACTCTCTTTAcgaatgtatatatatttttttttattggtATCCCATTTTGTTTAACTAAAACGTACTTAATTCtttgataaataatttttttcgcCTTTCTAATAGTGTAGTTTTCGTTTTGATGTCTTCAGAAAGCCGAATTTTAGTAGTCTCATCCAGTTctgaaaatatgtataaaaaaattattatgtttatataaatgctAATAAATAGTTATGTTTCATATTTGgttgttattttattaaccaTATGGATTGTTTAGTGCTGcccttatattttttgtaacttCTGGTTTAATTACAACTTGATcaacaaaaaatggaaattgCTTTTCATGTTCATAATAGTTTTCAAGATTATTTTCCTTCAATATTGCctttaaaaaagtaataaataaataatccCGATTTTTACaacatatacataaatattgaCAAAGTAACGAACAAAATTGTCGAATAAAATTGTCGAAAAAAATTGCcgaataaaatatacctTTCgttcaaataatatatcctTTTGTGTCCTAGTGTCTTATGGTAATTTTTCAGATTAAGAGAAAAAAGTAaactataataaatatttgtatacacatatatataggaagaaataaaaaaaaatatatagaacacgccaaacaattttatatgtgtatGCACTATGTTAACTCAAATCGGGACGGTGATTTAGAATGTCTTTCATCGTTTCTCTTTTCTTTACTATAAAATGGTATAGAACAAATAattgattattttatggatgcatatatatgtaattttATTGCCTTATTATGTtagtaattattttttattatcatatttactTATAAACTTAACGTCGTCATTGTTTTTCTTTGAATTCTTATCATTATCATCTTTTAACCACAAAAATTTTAGTAAAtccttttttgtttcataGTCATTAAAAATCGGcactttttttgtatactCTCCCATTTTGCTATTTAggtatacataaaaaacgGAGAGATATTATTAGTTTTGTAACTATTAGTACGTATAATTATGCGAAAACGTTTGCTTTATTTAGTTTATTTGCTTTATCGACTTTATTTAAcgattaaaaatttaacaaaataatgtctatatgaatttttataattgtcTTTTTGCtttcattttgaaaaaaaagagttgatgcaaaaaataaataagtaaacaaaataagcGTAAAGtagaataaaattaaatataataataaagatatatgttattaaaaaataaaaataaatatatatgaattaataaataaatcaaatgaaaaattagtTAGCTATTCATAATTTCAAGAGCTAATTTTTTACTAATATGCACGTCAAATGTCTTCgttatattgtttttattaattttatttttaattatacaatttttaaaactgtTCGATTGAATaagtttataaatattatcacTATTTACATAGCTATTGTTCGAACTACATGTATTATTTGATGATAAGCTAATTTCTTCATCAATAGTATTCTCCTCTTTATATGcttcatcatttttctCTTCTACATCCACAgctttaatatttttcaatccTATATTATCTTCACCAAAAACAACACTTTTCATGTCTCTATAAATCATAACCAAGTTCTTAATTCCTAATCGATAGTcctaatataaaaaaattatattttattaatatgcatgtctatatttacaaaaatgataaaattagatatattcatttttgttttataccTCGAAAAGAACTAGggattttccatttttaagaACAATGCATAAGTTTGGgcatatttcaaaaatatatattgccttataaaaaataaagagaaaataattacataaatattatatattaatgatgACTTATAACTATTGCTACTATTATTTGTTatgcttttttttacttcgttaataaaaattctttTCACATCGcttaaacaaataaattttagcGAATGCTGCAGCCAACTACTTTTCTCAATTTGTATGCcaacattatttattaaaaataatttgtctgaggaaataataaaagggaaaaaaaaataatttcataaAGTTACGAAATGGAagtaatacatatatatgttacaCACACACATGGACACAATGTTGTATGTATACTGAAATATAACAGCATAAGGATTTAAATGTtatagaattttttttatataaagttATATAACAAACCAAtactataattatttaaatatgttatgATTAGGAATATGTAGAAAcccaaaataaatatttgaagTTCGTTAATAATAAGAAtgccttttttatatccctaataaattatgtaaaaagagagaaaaaaatatataaaataattaaccataatttttacaccttttttgtttattcatttattttatagtccaagtatataaaattattttatcacaTAAAAACCTACTTtgtaataacaaaaaaataattttcaaattaaggttacacacatttatataagcAATGTTAACAATATTGTTACTTACCAAGTATAagtagtatatataatatagagaaaatattattattatatataaaacaaaatgtttttttttccttttttcgcatatatattcaattcCATATGTATGCACAATTTTCCTTATTTCactattcatttttttttattttcacctGCTCCTTTagttaatatataacttaaggtgatgtaaaaatatgttgaaACAATCATATATGCTTCATCAATTTTGTTTTCGTATAATCTTTAAATATGGCTCTTAGCATAAGCCTAACATAAGCTTGGCATAAGCttgtcatatatattatatatgttatacCTTCGCAActtataacatttttatggCTTTTTATTTGCCCATATTAATTACTTacctatttttatttattatttgaggtacattctttttttctaattatataaatttcaaGCTTTTTCGTTATATGTGTTACattgtatgtatatttttttcatacctaatcataataaactaatttaaaatttattaaggCAAAATTTGTACGATCTTAATGCACACTAAtaaatgttatttttttgaaatactgaatgaaaaaaaaaaggaatataatattttaccaATATGTGTATACTTGTAAAAACACATATAAGACCATGCTACCAGcaatagaaataataaaaatatgaatatatatatttttttatgtaaacaaaaataataagttaataataatttatacaaataaataatgcataaatttattagatccaaattgaaataaacattattaattttgtatgtatattaaatatacacatattcTTGACcactttttttgttattttgttttcccttttttccgtttttttaatatttttattttcctttttttccgtttttttaacgtttttattttacttattttccgtttttttaacgtttttattttacttattttccttttttggtgttaatattatacacatttttcgcttaattttttttaattattgtttttttatattcttataatataaagacATTAATCCGATGCATTGTCAAAGATATTTATGTGTATCCTTATGAATGTTATATACAacttaaatatatcaatagTATAATATGTGTGTGCATTTACTTATTGCTTGtttgttttaataaatacatatgaCTCCCCCTTAGGGATAATTCCTTTTGTATTACACTTTCAGATcgttactatttttttatattttcccaTTTTGTATATGCTTTGGCACAAGCTATTTTTAAACCCTTtgtcaaaatatatataacttattatcaaatattattctttaAGTTGAAATGAAGCTCAGTAACCATAGTGATAGTGATGAGGACTTTAAGACGAACAAGCAGGGAGAAGATGATAAAGATATTTTAGAtccattaaaaaaattaaaaaaagaaagagaGTTATTAATTCAATGgtctaaaaaattaaaaaataataattcttctttcttaaataatgataaattagGTAATGAAGACCATAGTGAAAAGGCATATTCAAGTGATAGTTCATTaggtgaaaaaaaaaaacagaatGGCAAAAGTTATTATATCACCGAATCAGATGATGATAAGGTAAACAATAGTTATGAAGACAATAATCGggttgataatataaatcgTGGGAagttaaaagaaaatggtaatagtaaaaaaagtattcaAATATATCTCAACGATGatcattttgataaaagCTTGCCTAAAAATCATGTCAATTCTGTGCATGCCAATTCTGTACATGCCAATTCTGTACATGCCAATTCTGGGCATGCTAACAAAAAGAAGCccataaaaattgtaagaaaaaaaaaggatacTAGCAATAgtgttaatataaaaaataaccaCTTAATAAGTGACTCAAGCAATGATATGTCAGacaatttatatgaaaatcgtaatccaaataaatataaaactatAGACACAGGCGAttcaaatgataatatgcAATACCagaataaacaaaataaaggaaCAAATAAGAGTGATGACGAAAGTGAAGACAATAATTCAAGATGGAAAGAAAACAACTACAGATATAATATTGACAATTATAATGgtgataaaaaagaaataaataaaaaaaaaataaaattaacaaggaagtttgaaaataaagaaaataccAATGAATTACATACATTAAGTagaaatgtaaaaaatacagaATATCATAAATTTCAACATAATGACAATATAAGCAATAGTAGTATAAGTGATGATGAACAACCTCAAAATAGTAATTATAATCATTACAAATCCACAATTAATAGTGCCAATACATATGTACCTATTCCTTCAATTgttaatttaaaagataatGGATCGAGTACAActttatattcaaataatgatgaaaatatagagaattacaaacataataatggtactgtattaaaaaataaagaaggaACAAAATTTGCTacattattaaaagaaaaagttaatatattagaaaataaaaaagaaatattaaatgataGAATCAAAGATTTACATGATAATACATATACCCTCATGGaagtaaaagaaaaagacaACTTAACTATACAACATTATGAactgttaataaaaaatttagaagccaaatataataaactaTTTAATATGTATCAAGAATTAGATGAACATAGAATATCATATGTTGATGCTTATAAAGAAAAGCAAACAAAAATCGAAAATCTCTCTGCAATTATGCAAATTAAAAGCgaagaaaatttaaaattaactcaagaaataaatatattaactaaaaaaaatgaagaaatgcAAGGCcaaatttatgaatatataaaggatGCTgaagataaagaaaaagcatataatgaaaaaaaagaagaatattttaagcTAGCTAATTtgttagaaaaaaataaaaaggaaaatgatcaattaaaaaaagaaatagatGAAAAAGCCAAAGAAATAAacgaaattaaaaaacaaaataaaagcttaacagaagaaaatgaaaaatatagagGTAAACAAAAGGATGCAACTCAAACAACCtccaaaaataatgatggtGGTGAGTTTTATATTCCCAAAATTGACAACCtattatgtattattaataaaatgatgCAAATATTTAAACTCAATGAAGAAGATATATTGAAATATGCTAGCTATCTTAGAGAAAATTCAAACataattaaacaaaaattacaagataatgataatatatatgatgatataatcaaaatattagatacaaatgttttaaatcCAATTGTTgatattgttaaaaaaagagaTGACGAATATGTTGAAcagaataaaataatgcaaaTTAAATTCGATGgtgaaatattaaaaatgtatgaaACTAATATTAACAATGTTGAACTAGCCaatgaatatattgaacagttaagaaataaaatcacACACATATCTATGCAAAaagataatattaaaaaaaggaccatattattatcaaacGGACAAGGTCgattaaatgataaaccAATTATCAAgcaaatacaaaatatggataagggaacattaatatataaatgtaaatttCATAGTTTTACTCATACCCCTGtactaatatatatgaaaatggtTGACAATCGTTTCATAACTTGGTCCAAAAATATCGgccataaaaaattcaaaaaaaaaaatttgatagACATTCAGGTATGCACacgcatatatttatgttcatatatttttattttatttattctatttacatatttcttatctcattttcttctttccCACTTTTAGGATATCACGTCTATAGAGTATGGCTTAAATAGTAGGCCTGTATATTGgcttattgaaaaaaaaaacaaagaaaaacttaaacaaaaaaaaataaaatcaaacGAGTTTTATAGCAATCCACACAAAATTAACCCATATAAATCCTTTACAAtattcacaaaaaaaagggcttatgattttttttcaaatgatgataatacaATTGCAACATGGGTAGTAGGTTTAGGAGCCCTATCATATGAGCATAATAAAAGTTCAAATATTCAATCAATGTCcgaatttattattaaaaaagtccagcttaaattaaaattatactgCATTAAAAGGAACATAACTTATACTACACTATGGAAAGACGCCATTACAAAAACAcaaaaagaattattataattatatttcttaataatttgtttagcttttttatttgactTATTaatcctttttttaaatataaagttttatgtaatatgttttatttttaaatattcttaaATAACCATATTTAATTACATTGACTGTTGCAGGAAAAGTAAACGCTTGTTCCATTCTGTACACACAGTATATTATGCATGCGCATTTTTTCTACCATGTTTTTCgacaatatttttctatcaTATTTACTTATTCATTTACTTACTTATTTGCGTGTATGCGCCCTACATTGTgggtataaaaattatccATTTGGAACGATTCAATACACAAACTAagcaattttaaataatcaaaaaaatgatatatatacaatattctTCACATTATGTATCGCTAATATTACCGTTGGCACTCTATATGCTTATTCTTTTTTGGACGAATGATGGTATAaccttttattaaaaaaatataaatttatttaccCACAAATTTTGGATTTTATTTAAGCATATGTAatagtatttattttttttaatcttaATTGCCCTTATACAAAACATTATACCCAAtcactaaaaaatataatacagTGTTAGTGCCTTTTAAGTATACacacttttttatttacaattcGTATGAAAGGAATATACTAATAAAATCAAAACATACAAAATATCATATTTgccaaataataatatattattttccttttttttggGCACACCCTAagtaatttaaaattttcaaaaatttattaacagttcatataaaatttgaaaaaaaagaaaaaattattttatacagCAAACATATAATCCTAAgcatgttttatttataatatactaaacatgttttatttataatatacacaTGGCATattacgaaaaaaaaataatatcataattatattattatgtatatatatcattaaacagtaataatgattatatattttttcccatttttaatttataattgaaaatataaaaacttaTGCaagttttataatatgCCAAATTAAAAGTAGCCAAGGACTAATTAGCATTATGTtacaataaattatatgtatatatttttttttttcaaaacttataaataacatattttccatatataacagttttaaaaaaaaatggggTTTCATATACAAAGATATATTGCTATGATGGGCCGAGGGATAAATCCCAAAACGTGGAAGCGAATGTGGGTAGATTGTAAAGATAAGcaaataatacatttatacAATGGTATGGCAGAATTTACAAATACACAAATTGCCCAGGTTGCTAGAGTgtaagttttttttaatcattaaataaattatataactaTAATATGCTTATAACTTTATGtacacatatttttcttactTTCTTCACTATATAGCTATCATTATAGGTATTGGTGGTGGGCCAATCCATTTGGTATGGGActagttttttatttaggATATAAAGCATGGTATATGATATACATGAATCATAAACAAAGAAAGGTAGCTCAAGTTGTTGCTTCAGCTTATGGCCAAGGTGGACAATGGCTTAACCCAGTTCCAAAATAAGCAATACGCATATgtgtatacatatacatgAACATAATAATCAGTTATATTCCGTAtttgtaatattatatacgaACTTATCATAGCCTACTTAAggagataaaatatattatacgaTGGCATGACATTCaaattaattcattttgctgctaaacaatttttacgCCGTCAGCCATCAATTCATTTATGACGTTATTATgtcctttattttttattcctctctttttcattcctttattttttcgttaTTTGATTGAATAATCCTTTTGTCCATTATGTAAACACACATTAACACATTTgcttattaaataaaaaaaaattaataaaacaataattatatagacAAAGATATTGTTcaattaaacaaattttttagttaaaataattaaaacaaaaaaaatcacaaacaaaaaatttgaataattGACACAATTAATACAACtgaaaattgaaaatatttatacaattatattattaaaaaaattataaatcaatattataagtatttttaaaaagtacTTAATTTTATCAGATATGTgtaattatacaaaaaagggaaggaaaaaaaaaaaaaaaaaaataataagttatatatgtgtgtgtgaataaaaatatgtaggAAATTATTTAGTgttgttttaatttattaatactaCCAATTAActtatttaattcataataaaaaaaaatatgtctcTTTATTATGCTTATACATTTTgtgataaatttttatgtactAGTAACATTCGAAATAAGtggttatatttttatcattttctacataattcattatatatttttatatgaaggACATCCATTTGGTACTGGATAGCTATTCATACTTTTTACTAAACTTGGgttatgtattttattatctccaattatatatgcctgaccattttcataaaaaaaatatttattattcgcAAATTTGTCAGTATTTAGTTTTTCCATGTTACTACTAATAGGGTTATTATTCGCGCCACTATTCGTATTCTGAGTTAGTATTACGGGATATGTGCCAAACTTTCTGAAATCTTGAGGATGTGTTTGTTGAATTGGCTGGTTAGTACCTCCAATGATTCCCATTTTGTTGTTATCAATCATATTTGGGAGttgattattatatataggaatattcatattttgagTTCCTATATTGGGAACACTAAATGctttgttattataatatgcagaataaaaattacGACCATAGTTAGGATTTATTGGTTCAGAAACTGTTGATGTTTGATTTAtcattgtattttttattgtatttcTATTCATCATGTAgcaattatttatattatcataaattatgttattgttattattgtGAATATCACTAACTTCATTTGTGTTGGCAATTTTTCCCTGTCCAAAATAGTTTGCATTTTTGTtagtattaaaattatcataaCTAGCCATACCCGTATTTCCtaaattttgttcatatattccatttttaccatgattatacaaaatttcattttttttttcttcaatttCTGGATTTGAATAAGTATGCTTTATTACGTCGCTTGTGCCATTTTGCTGAAATGAA
This sequence is a window from Plasmodium chabaudi chabaudi strain AS genome assembly, chromosome: 7. Protein-coding genes within it:
- a CDS encoding phosphatidylinositol N-acetylglucosaminyltransferase subunit H, putative, with the translated sequence MNSEIRKIVHTYGIEYICEKRKKKHFVLYIIIIFSLYYIYYLYLGYKKGILIINELQIFILGFYIFLIITYLNNYSIDKLFLINNVGIQIEKSSWLQHSLKFICLSDVKRIFINEAIYIFEICPNLCIVLKNGKSLVLFEDYRLGIKNLVMIYRDMKSVVFGEDNIGLKNIKAVDVEEKNDEAYKEENTIDEEISLSSNNTCSSNNSYVNSDNIYKLIQSNSFKNCIIKNKINKNNITKTFDVHISKKLALEIMNS
- a CDS encoding ATP synthase-associated protein, putative, whose translation is MGFHIQRYIAMMGRGINPKTWKRMWVDCKDKQIIHLYNGMAEFTNTQIAQVARVYHYRYWWWANPFGMGLVFYLGYKAWYMIYMNHKQRKVAQVVASAYGQGGQWLNPVPK